One segment of Nocardioides sp. QY071 DNA contains the following:
- a CDS encoding SMP-30/gluconolactonase/LRE family protein, with protein sequence MNRKTIASTLLAATAVGTLGAAFGTATPAFAGKDTGNGHAAVYNLTGDPVVNPGDAGSKFEGIGADEKRGRFYVSEVTGGEIHRGKAGVSQTQEWLAGNGTDGRYTARGVTVDDKGRIYIAGGPNGINDAGANGIANPGTDNPSRPDLWVYSKKGNLLAALQIPGKPVFLNDVAIGPDGAAYFTNSKDAEVYKVAKGKDGWSVKLFSDASAEIAVAPGFNLGGIVVTKDQKALVVAQGNTGRLWRFALKTGKVTEVRTGGADLTDADGLVLQNNRLTVVRNFKKQIATLRLSEDGRKAKLVRQRASSANRVLTTAKEFRGDVLYVDSKFDEAVASGPYEIIADPTR encoded by the coding sequence ATGAACCGCAAGACCATCGCCAGCACGCTGCTCGCCGCGACCGCGGTCGGCACCCTCGGCGCCGCGTTCGGCACCGCCACCCCCGCCTTCGCCGGCAAGGACACCGGCAACGGCCACGCCGCGGTCTACAACCTGACCGGCGACCCGGTCGTGAACCCGGGCGACGCCGGCTCCAAGTTCGAGGGCATCGGCGCGGACGAGAAGCGCGGCCGCTTCTACGTCAGCGAGGTCACCGGTGGCGAGATCCACCGCGGCAAGGCGGGCGTCTCGCAGACCCAGGAGTGGCTCGCGGGCAACGGCACCGACGGTCGCTACACCGCCCGCGGCGTGACGGTCGACGACAAGGGCCGCATCTACATCGCCGGCGGCCCCAACGGCATCAACGACGCCGGCGCCAACGGCATCGCCAACCCCGGCACCGACAACCCCTCGCGCCCCGACCTGTGGGTCTACTCCAAGAAGGGCAACCTGCTGGCCGCCCTCCAGATCCCCGGCAAGCCCGTCTTCCTCAACGACGTGGCGATCGGCCCCGACGGTGCGGCCTACTTCACCAACTCCAAGGACGCCGAGGTCTACAAGGTCGCCAAGGGCAAGGACGGCTGGAGCGTGAAGCTCTTCTCCGACGCCAGCGCCGAGATCGCGGTCGCCCCCGGCTTCAACCTCGGCGGCATCGTCGTGACCAAGGACCAGAAGGCGCTCGTCGTCGCGCAGGGCAACACCGGCAGGCTGTGGCGCTTCGCGCTCAAGACCGGCAAGGTCACCGAGGTCAGGACCGGCGGCGCCGACCTGACCGACGCCGACGGCCTGGTCCTGCAGAACAACCGCCTCACCGTGGTCCGCAACTTCAAGAAGCAGATCGCGACCCTGCGCCTGTCCGAGGACGGCCGCAAGGCCAAGCTCGTCCGGCAGCGCGCGTCCTCGGCCAACCGGGTGCTGACCACCGCGAAGGAGTTCCGCGGCGACGTGCTGTACGTCGACAGCAAGTTCGACGAGGCCGTCGCCTCGGGGCCGTACGAGATCATCGCGGACCCGACCCGATGA
- a CDS encoding FAD-dependent oxidoreductase, whose translation MNVVVIGGGLAAANAAGELREQGHTGDIVVVGGEPHPPYERPPLSKGLLLGSSEPDEAQIHPREWYDEHQVDLREGTVATAIDLDRRRVQLRSGELPYDRLLLATGATPRHLPMADGSGAPVLHLRTLDDALALRERLSEGARIAIIGAGWIGLEVASAARQRGASVTVLESAPLPLQRVLGDEIATVFADLHREHGVDLRLGVRVAGVENEHGEAVVHVEGADPVVADLLVVAVGVSPTDELAARAGLAVDNGILVDAWLRTPDPHVFAAGDVANHDHPTLGTHVRVEHWDTAIHHGSHAARVMLGSDEPYTRLPYFFTDQYDLGMEYVGHGAGYDDLVVRGDLAARQASVLWLREDRVAAGMHLNDWDAIGPLRAVVGRPATEAVRDPAVPLGDLM comes from the coding sequence ATGAACGTCGTGGTGATCGGTGGCGGGCTGGCCGCGGCCAACGCCGCGGGCGAGCTGCGCGAGCAGGGGCACACGGGCGACATCGTCGTCGTGGGCGGCGAGCCGCACCCGCCGTACGAGCGACCGCCGCTGTCGAAGGGACTGCTCCTCGGCTCGTCGGAGCCGGACGAGGCCCAGATCCACCCGCGCGAGTGGTACGACGAGCACCAGGTCGACCTGCGCGAGGGGACCGTGGCGACGGCGATCGACCTCGACCGCAGGCGGGTGCAGCTCAGGTCCGGGGAGCTGCCCTACGACCGGCTGCTCCTCGCCACCGGCGCCACCCCGCGACACCTGCCGATGGCGGACGGCTCCGGCGCGCCGGTGCTCCACCTGCGCACCCTCGACGACGCACTCGCCCTGCGCGAGCGGCTGAGCGAGGGCGCGCGGATCGCGATCATCGGCGCCGGGTGGATCGGCCTCGAGGTCGCCTCGGCAGCCCGCCAGCGGGGCGCCTCGGTGACCGTCCTCGAGTCGGCGCCGCTGCCGCTGCAGCGCGTGCTCGGCGACGAGATCGCGACCGTGTTCGCCGACCTGCACCGCGAGCACGGCGTCGACCTGCGCCTCGGCGTCCGGGTCGCCGGCGTCGAGAACGAGCACGGCGAGGCAGTCGTCCACGTCGAGGGCGCCGACCCCGTCGTCGCCGACCTGCTCGTCGTGGCCGTCGGTGTCTCGCCCACCGACGAGCTCGCCGCCCGCGCGGGTCTCGCCGTCGACAACGGCATCCTCGTCGACGCCTGGCTGCGCACCCCCGACCCCCATGTCTTCGCCGCAGGCGACGTCGCCAACCACGACCACCCCACCCTCGGCACCCACGTCCGCGTCGAGCATTGGGACACCGCCATCCACCACGGGAGCCATGCGGCGCGGGTGATGCTCGGCAGCGACGAGCCGTACACGCGGCTGCCGTACTTCTTCACCGACCAGTACGACCTCGGAATGGAGTACGTCGGCCACGGTGCCGGGTACGACGACCTCGTGGTCCGCGGCGACCTGGCCGCCCGGCAGGCGAGCGTGCTGTGGTTGCGCGAGGACCGGGTGGCCGCCGGGATGCACCTCAACGACTGGGACGCGATCGGCCCGCTGCGTGCGGTCGTCGGTCGACCGGCCACGGAGGCGGTCAGGGACCCGGCGGTGCCGCTTGGGGATCTCATGTAA
- a CDS encoding ankyrin repeat domain-containing protein encodes MNRRLVVATLPLALVLGACGPDVEEVAQRPPRDAAPSTSPADRPSETPAVPQARLDQRLRDAAWRNDVPRARSLLERGADVDAKDETEQSAYLIATSEGYLDLLRLTLRHGATVDDKDSWNGTGLIRAAERGHGLVVGELLRAGIDRDHVNRIGYQAIHEAVWLGEDTASYATTVRVLAAGGVQLDKVSPSAGLTPLQMARERGYDGLERILRKVTNRAEKPADANAALLRAARTGDADAVAVALRAGADIEARDDHERTALLLASTYDHVAVADVLVAMGADPDALDDRHDTPWLVTGVTGSVAMLEALLPANPDLTIKNRYGGLSPIPAGERGHVDYIRRVVKTDVDIDHVNGLGWTSMLEAVILGNGSEPYQEIIRILLDAGADPSIADRGGVTPLQHAEQRGYDEIADLLRR; translated from the coding sequence ATGAACCGCCGGCTCGTCGTCGCCACCCTCCCGCTCGCGCTCGTCCTGGGCGCGTGCGGGCCGGACGTCGAGGAGGTCGCGCAGCGACCGCCACGAGACGCCGCGCCGTCGACGAGCCCCGCCGACAGGCCGTCGGAGACGCCCGCCGTCCCGCAGGCCCGGCTCGACCAACGCCTGCGGGACGCGGCCTGGAGGAACGACGTCCCGCGCGCCCGCTCCCTCCTGGAGCGGGGCGCGGACGTCGACGCGAAGGACGAGACCGAGCAGTCGGCGTACCTGATCGCCACCAGCGAGGGCTACCTCGACCTGCTCCGGCTCACGCTGCGCCACGGCGCGACGGTCGACGACAAGGACAGCTGGAACGGCACCGGCCTGATCCGCGCCGCCGAGCGCGGCCACGGGCTGGTCGTCGGCGAGCTGCTGCGGGCCGGCATCGACCGCGACCACGTCAACCGGATCGGCTACCAGGCCATCCACGAGGCGGTCTGGCTCGGCGAGGACACGGCGTCGTACGCCACGACCGTCCGGGTGCTCGCCGCCGGCGGTGTCCAGCTCGACAAGGTCTCGCCGTCGGCGGGACTGACCCCGCTGCAGATGGCCCGTGAACGCGGGTACGACGGACTGGAGAGGATCCTGAGGAAGGTGACGAACAGAGCGGAGAAGCCGGCCGACGCGAACGCCGCGCTGCTGCGCGCCGCCCGTACCGGTGACGCCGACGCCGTCGCTGTCGCCCTGCGTGCCGGCGCCGACATCGAGGCCCGCGACGACCACGAGCGCACGGCCCTGCTGCTCGCCTCGACGTACGACCACGTCGCGGTCGCCGACGTCCTGGTCGCGATGGGCGCCGATCCCGACGCCCTCGACGACCGCCATGACACCCCGTGGCTGGTGACCGGTGTGACCGGAAGCGTCGCGATGCTCGAGGCGCTGCTGCCGGCGAACCCCGACCTGACCATCAAGAACCGGTACGGCGGCCTCTCGCCGATCCCCGCCGGCGAGCGCGGCCACGTCGACTACATCCGCCGGGTGGTGAAGACCGACGTCGACATCGACCACGTCAACGGCCTCGGCTGGACCTCCATGCTGGAGGCGGTGATCCTCGGCAACGGGAGCGAGCCGTACCAGGAGATCATCCGGATCCTGCTCGACGCCGGGGCCGACCCGTCCATCGCCGACCGCGGCGGTGTCACGCCCCTGCAGCACGCCGAGCAACGCGGGTACGACGAGATCGCGGACCTGCTGCGCCGCTGA
- a CDS encoding DUF4184 family protein, with amino-acid sequence MPVTLAHPAAVLPLRGLGLPLSASVIGSMAPDLPVLVQTWGLYGFSHSLAGVVSIDLALTLALLAFWDLSGRDALVDTAPDLVRGRLPARARIGRRAWLLAPLAAVVGSLTHTLWDSFTHQGRWGVRHVAWLEQTHGALPGQQWAQFASGVLGLLVVGWAILRHVRRSPRVAPPAPAAARGHSAGRSRRRHGDLGDRWPLAPRPRLARRRLPRRGRGHPRPRGVGRGPRGRLAARARGQ; translated from the coding sequence GTGCCGGTCACCCTGGCCCACCCGGCGGCGGTGCTGCCGTTGCGTGGTCTCGGTCTACCGCTGTCGGCATCGGTGATCGGGTCGATGGCCCCGGACCTGCCGGTGCTGGTGCAGACCTGGGGGCTCTACGGGTTCAGCCACAGCCTGGCCGGCGTCGTCAGCATCGACCTCGCCCTGACCCTCGCGCTGCTGGCGTTCTGGGACCTGTCGGGTCGCGACGCACTCGTCGACACCGCCCCGGACCTCGTCCGCGGGCGCCTTCCCGCTCGTGCCCGGATCGGGCGCCGGGCCTGGCTGCTCGCGCCACTCGCGGCTGTCGTGGGTTCGCTCACCCACACGCTGTGGGACTCGTTCACCCACCAGGGCCGCTGGGGTGTGCGGCACGTCGCCTGGCTGGAGCAGACCCACGGCGCGCTGCCGGGCCAGCAGTGGGCGCAGTTCGCGTCGGGCGTCCTCGGCCTGCTCGTCGTGGGCTGGGCGATCCTCCGGCACGTCCGGCGCTCGCCACGGGTCGCGCCCCCGGCCCCGGCGGCTGCCCGCGGCCACTCTGCCGGCCGGTCTCGCCGCCGCCACGGCGATCTCGGTGACCGGTGGCCTCTTGCACCTCGACCACGGCTGGCACGACGCCGCCTTCCACGCCGCGGTCGCGGGCATCCTCGCCCTCGCGGCGTCGGTCGGGGTCCTCGGGGTCGCCTGGCGGCTCGCGCCCGAGGTCAGTGA
- a CDS encoding pentapeptide repeat-containing protein, which produces MAERRHGTPTPPTDTEVVAERWDGEDLSGRSFERVAFVDVDLTDVVARGATFEECSFRDCDLNGARFTDTGFLNCTFTKSAFFGARFEGCKLVGSIFDRCRYGPVEVVGGNWQFVGLPGADLRQATIRRASFREADLTGARLTGATLHHVDLGGAWLHEADLSGADLRGSDLTSVDPVAASLGKAVIDLDQAVVLVRALGLKVEEAVPMES; this is translated from the coding sequence ATGGCTGAGCGACGACACGGAACCCCGACCCCGCCGACCGACACGGAGGTCGTCGCCGAGCGCTGGGACGGCGAGGACCTGTCGGGCCGGAGCTTCGAGCGGGTGGCCTTCGTCGACGTCGACCTGACCGACGTCGTCGCGCGCGGCGCGACGTTCGAGGAGTGCAGCTTCCGCGACTGCGACCTCAACGGCGCTCGGTTCACCGACACCGGCTTCCTCAACTGCACCTTCACCAAGTCCGCCTTCTTCGGCGCGCGGTTCGAGGGCTGCAAGCTGGTCGGGTCGATCTTCGACCGGTGCCGGTACGGGCCGGTCGAGGTGGTCGGCGGCAACTGGCAGTTCGTCGGGCTGCCCGGCGCCGACCTGCGGCAGGCCACGATCCGACGCGCGAGCTTCCGGGAGGCCGACCTCACCGGCGCCCGGCTCACCGGCGCGACCCTGCACCACGTCGACCTCGGCGGCGCCTGGCTCCACGAGGCCGACCTGTCCGGGGCCGACCTGCGCGGCTCCGACCTGACCTCGGTCGACCCGGTCGCCGCCTCCCTCGGCAAGGCCGTGATCGACCTCGACCAGGCCGTGGTGCTGGTGCGCGCCCTCGGCCTGAAGGTGGAGGAGGCGGTGCCGATGGAGTCCTGA
- a CDS encoding response regulator transcription factor: MIRIVLVDDHPVVRAGLRALVDGQEDLCVVGEASGLDQAVAVVTADRPDVVLMDLSLGDGEAGGAEVTGALRALSTPPEVLVLTTYDTESDILRALEAGARGYLLKDAPPDELFAGIRATARGETVLAPSVAATLVRRTTPGAVTITEREVEVLELLSRGLGNKEMARELFVSEATVKSHLSHIYTKLGVDTRAGAVAAAIERRIIRA, encoded by the coding sequence GTGATCCGGATCGTGCTGGTCGACGACCACCCGGTCGTCCGGGCCGGGCTGCGTGCCCTCGTCGACGGGCAGGAGGACCTCTGCGTGGTCGGCGAGGCCTCCGGTCTCGACCAGGCGGTCGCGGTGGTCACCGCGGACCGGCCCGACGTGGTGCTCATGGACCTCAGCCTCGGTGACGGCGAGGCCGGTGGCGCAGAGGTCACCGGCGCGCTGCGGGCGCTGTCCACGCCGCCGGAGGTGCTGGTGCTGACGACGTACGACACCGAGTCCGACATCCTGCGCGCGCTCGAGGCCGGCGCCCGCGGCTACCTGCTCAAGGACGCCCCGCCCGACGAGCTGTTCGCAGGCATCCGCGCCACCGCGCGCGGGGAGACCGTGCTGGCTCCGTCGGTCGCCGCGACCTTGGTCCGTCGTACGACGCCCGGCGCGGTCACCATCACCGAGCGCGAGGTCGAGGTGCTCGAGCTGCTCTCCCGGGGCCTCGGCAACAAGGAGATGGCCCGCGAGCTGTTCGTGTCCGAGGCGACCGTCAAGTCGCACCTCTCGCACATCTACACCAAGCTCGGCGTCGACACCCGGGCCGGCGCCGTCGCCGCCGCCATCGAGCGGCGGATCATCCGCGCCTGA
- a CDS encoding DUF1905 domain-containing protein, translating into MPVSPDPGFVFCGTAIEWRGPAPFVFLEVPAETSDDIKEAARGQEYWGQVAVEVRIGDTDFRTALFPKDGRYLVPLKVAVRRAEGIEVGQRLTATLELAPRS; encoded by the coding sequence GTGCCCGTGTCCCCCGACCCCGGTTTCGTCTTCTGCGGCACCGCGATCGAGTGGCGCGGGCCCGCCCCGTTCGTGTTCCTCGAGGTGCCGGCCGAGACCAGCGACGACATCAAGGAGGCCGCGCGCGGGCAGGAGTACTGGGGCCAGGTCGCGGTCGAGGTGCGCATCGGTGACACCGACTTCCGCACCGCGCTCTTCCCGAAGGACGGGCGCTACCTGGTGCCGCTGAAGGTCGCCGTACGACGGGCCGAGGGGATCGAGGTCGGGCAGCGGCTCACCGCGACCCTGGAGCTGGCGCCGAGGTCCTGA
- a CDS encoding TetR/AcrR family transcriptional regulator, with protein MPRITGANIAEHVAAQEAAVVEAAQRLFAERGVAAVSLGDIAAEVGLGRTSLYRYFPTKGHILQVWFDREMDPLLARAQAVVDELGPTAAGLHAWLDVQLDFVTDEAHGALVDASAAAPELSPEIVAHFGQRHRELYATLGDILRAGGARTPEEARVRALLVAGLVRSSADLVANGVPASVVREELHRAATAVAGLD; from the coding sequence ATGCCGCGGATCACCGGCGCGAACATCGCCGAGCATGTCGCCGCGCAGGAGGCCGCCGTGGTCGAGGCCGCCCAGCGGCTGTTCGCGGAGCGCGGGGTCGCGGCGGTCTCGCTCGGCGACATCGCCGCCGAGGTCGGGCTCGGCCGGACCTCGCTCTATCGCTACTTCCCGACGAAGGGGCACATCCTCCAGGTCTGGTTCGACCGGGAGATGGACCCGCTCCTCGCCCGCGCGCAAGCGGTCGTCGACGAGCTCGGCCCGACGGCCGCCGGCCTGCACGCCTGGCTCGACGTGCAGCTCGACTTCGTCACCGACGAGGCGCACGGCGCCCTGGTCGACGCGAGCGCCGCGGCGCCCGAGCTCTCGCCCGAGATCGTCGCCCACTTCGGGCAGCGGCACCGGGAGCTGTACGCCACGCTCGGCGACATCCTCCGGGCCGGCGGCGCCCGTACGCCGGAGGAGGCGCGGGTCCGCGCGCTGCTCGTGGCCGGGCTGGTCCGGTCGTCGGCCGACCTCGTGGCGAACGGCGTGCCGGCGTCCGTCGTACGCGAGGAGCTGCACCGGGCCGCGACCGCGGTGGCCGGGCTCGACTGA
- a CDS encoding response regulator, with protein sequence MTRIMVVDDEPQIVRALSINLRARGYEVTTAGDGTEAVAVADLAPPDLVILDLGLPDLDGVDVITRLRARSAVPILVLSGRSDSADKVEALDAGADDYVTKPFGMDELLARLRVMERRTAPDDDGGAATVVAFGDVTVDLGATRVTVRGEEVRLTPTEWHLLEVLLRNPGQLLSQRQLLTEVWGPGYENAHGNLRLYVAQLRRKLEADPARPVHLRNEPGMGYRFEL encoded by the coding sequence ATGACGCGGATCATGGTCGTCGACGACGAGCCGCAGATCGTGCGGGCACTGTCGATCAACCTCCGGGCGCGCGGCTACGAGGTCACCACCGCCGGCGACGGCACCGAGGCCGTCGCGGTCGCCGACCTCGCCCCGCCCGACCTGGTCATCCTCGACCTCGGCCTGCCCGACCTCGACGGCGTCGACGTGATCACCCGGCTGCGCGCGCGATCCGCCGTCCCCATCCTCGTGCTGTCGGGTCGCAGCGACAGCGCCGACAAGGTCGAGGCCCTCGACGCCGGCGCCGACGACTACGTGACCAAGCCGTTCGGGATGGACGAGCTGCTCGCCCGGCTGCGGGTGATGGAGCGTCGTACCGCTCCCGACGACGACGGCGGCGCCGCCACGGTGGTCGCCTTCGGCGACGTCACCGTCGACCTCGGCGCCACCCGGGTCACCGTGCGCGGCGAGGAGGTCCGGCTGACGCCCACCGAGTGGCACCTACTCGAGGTGCTGCTGCGCAACCCCGGCCAGCTGCTCAGCCAGCGCCAGCTGCTGACCGAGGTGTGGGGGCCCGGCTACGAGAACGCCCACGGCAACCTGCGGCTCTACGTCGCCCAGCTGCGCCGCAAGCTCGAGGCCGACCCCGCCCGGCCGGTGCACCTGCGCAACGAGCCGGGGATGGGCTACCGCTTCGAGCTGTGA
- a CDS encoding sensor histidine kinase, giving the protein MSLPSLSPRRPVSLDLRRPGEHGILAPAGRLDRWLLVVLVVMLVTCAVRYVDRHAVDATGVAVLAGALVLGLAYATRGLLADRSWWPTVWVTGMVVLWGALTAVAPSFAWCAVPVAFAVMRVLPFAWAVGTVVVMTVLLTAAWQRITDGFDPVQVAGPIGVGLVTVLAYRALDNESRARQDLLDQLVEAQAELAEEQHRTGALAERTRLSREIHDSVGQGLSSINLLLQAAEQSWSAQPTTAREHVRTAAATARDGLDEVRRVVRDLAPADLAGDVTGNALPDALRLAADQWAQASPGMRVEVRVDGEPVVVSPDVAAALVRTARGALANVREHAGAQRVALTLTYHLDEVVLDVRDDGRGFEPAQVRPSGTRGRGLAGVRDRAEALGGRADVESAPGEGTTVSVRFPLSEETS; this is encoded by the coding sequence ATGTCCCTGCCCTCCCTGTCCCCGCGACGGCCGGTCTCGCTCGACCTGCGCCGGCCCGGCGAGCACGGCATCCTCGCGCCGGCCGGCCGCCTCGACCGCTGGCTGCTCGTCGTGCTCGTGGTCATGCTCGTCACCTGCGCGGTGCGGTACGTCGACCGCCACGCCGTCGACGCGACCGGCGTCGCGGTGCTGGCCGGTGCCCTGGTCCTGGGCCTCGCGTACGCCACCCGGGGCCTGCTGGCCGACCGCAGCTGGTGGCCGACGGTGTGGGTGACCGGCATGGTGGTGCTGTGGGGCGCACTGACCGCGGTGGCGCCGTCGTTCGCCTGGTGCGCTGTCCCCGTCGCGTTCGCGGTGATGCGGGTGCTCCCGTTCGCCTGGGCGGTCGGCACCGTCGTAGTGATGACCGTGCTGCTCACCGCCGCCTGGCAGCGGATCACCGACGGCTTCGACCCGGTCCAGGTGGCCGGCCCGATCGGCGTCGGCCTGGTCACCGTGCTCGCCTACCGTGCGCTCGACAACGAGTCGCGGGCACGCCAGGACCTGCTCGACCAGCTGGTCGAGGCGCAGGCCGAGCTCGCCGAGGAGCAGCACCGCACCGGCGCCCTCGCCGAGCGGACCCGGCTTTCCCGCGAGATCCACGACTCCGTCGGGCAGGGCCTGTCCAGCATCAACCTGCTGCTCCAAGCCGCCGAGCAGTCCTGGTCCGCGCAGCCGACGACCGCCCGCGAGCACGTCCGGACCGCGGCCGCGACGGCCCGTGACGGCCTCGACGAGGTACGCCGCGTCGTACGCGACCTGGCGCCCGCCGACCTCGCCGGCGACGTCACCGGCAACGCCCTGCCCGACGCGCTGCGCCTGGCCGCCGACCAGTGGGCACAGGCGTCCCCCGGCATGCGGGTCGAGGTCCGCGTGGACGGCGAGCCGGTCGTCGTGTCCCCGGACGTGGCGGCCGCGCTGGTGCGCACCGCCCGCGGAGCCCTGGCCAACGTGCGCGAGCACGCCGGCGCGCAGCGGGTCGCGCTCACCTTGACCTACCACCTCGACGAGGTGGTGCTGGACGTCCGCGACGACGGTCGCGGCTTCGAACCCGCGCAGGTACGGCCCTCCGGCACCCGGGGCCGCGGCCTCGCCGGCGTCCGCGACCGGGCGGAGGCCCTCGGCGGGCGCGCCGACGTCGAGAGCGCCCCGGGCGAGGGCACGACCGTGTCCGTCCGCTTCCCCCTCTCCGAGGAGACATCGTGA
- the folE gene encoding GTP cyclohydrolase I FolE, giving the protein MVTDGPSVDRTEARRAAVDLLTALGLDLTVEHLTDTPRRMVDALVELTSPPEFELTTFPNDDAYDELVLVEDIPVQSLCEHHMLPFVGVAHVGYLPGGRILGLSKFARMVDHHARRPQTQERLTKRIADHLQRALEPRGVGVVIDAQHTCMSLRGARATGSRTLTSAMFGQLRDDARSRAEFLDLTRGRR; this is encoded by the coding sequence GTGGTCACCGACGGTCCCTCGGTCGACCGCACCGAGGCCCGCCGCGCGGCCGTCGACCTGCTCACCGCGCTCGGGCTGGACCTGACGGTCGAACACCTCACCGACACCCCGCGCCGGATGGTCGACGCGCTGGTCGAGCTGACCTCGCCGCCGGAGTTCGAGCTGACGACGTTCCCCAACGACGACGCGTACGACGAGCTGGTGCTGGTCGAGGACATCCCGGTGCAGTCGCTGTGCGAGCACCACATGCTGCCGTTCGTCGGCGTCGCACACGTCGGGTACCTGCCCGGCGGCCGGATCCTGGGGCTGTCCAAGTTCGCCCGGATGGTCGACCACCACGCCCGCCGGCCCCAGACCCAGGAGCGCCTGACCAAGCGGATCGCGGACCACCTCCAGCGGGCGCTCGAGCCGCGTGGCGTCGGCGTCGTCATCGACGCCCAGCACACCTGCATGAGCCTGCGCGGAGCCCGGGCGACCGGCTCCCGGACCCTGACCTCGGCCATGTTCGGGCAGCTGCGCGACGACGCCCGCAGCCGTGCGGAGTTCCTCGACCTGACGAGGGGGCGGCGATGA
- a CDS encoding thioesterase family protein, whose amino-acid sequence MGKVFECEIQARLRDINLGGHVDNVEAIRVLDEARLLFFRHADLGDPDGRRGLLRDLPSGVTELVGSQHVEYHAEMRFAAYQPFLVRIWVSHVGRSSFAVSLELRVGLDHPPAVVAETSAVFWDTAAGSSWPISEAVRAALASYTGPAVALRPRPGH is encoded by the coding sequence GTGGGCAAGGTCTTCGAGTGCGAGATCCAGGCGCGACTGCGCGACATCAACCTCGGCGGCCACGTCGACAACGTCGAGGCGATCCGGGTGCTCGACGAGGCCCGGCTGCTGTTCTTCCGGCACGCCGATCTCGGTGATCCGGACGGCCGCCGGGGCCTGCTGCGCGACCTTCCGTCCGGCGTGACCGAGCTGGTCGGCTCCCAGCACGTCGAGTACCACGCCGAGATGCGCTTCGCCGCCTACCAGCCCTTCTTGGTGCGGATCTGGGTCAGCCACGTCGGCCGCTCGTCGTTCGCGGTCTCGCTCGAGCTGCGCGTGGGCCTCGACCACCCACCGGCGGTCGTCGCCGAGACGAGCGCGGTGTTCTGGGACACCGCGGCCGGTTCGTCGTGGCCGATCTCCGAGGCGGTGCGGGCTGCGCTGGCGTCGTACACCGGTCCGGCGGTGGCGCTCAGGCCCCGACCGGGTCACTGA
- a CDS encoding nucleoside deaminase, with translation MTISTEDLRHLARCVELAETAVGLGDEPFGSVLVAADGTVLLEDHNRVSGGNGTQHPELAIALWAAANVPEGERPALTVYTSGEHCAMCSAAHAWAGLGRIVFATSTPQLVQWYADLGLPASPVTPLRITEVAPGIPVDGPVEEFAERLRTLHAQHHGRL, from the coding sequence ATGACCATCTCCACCGAGGACCTGCGCCACCTGGCACGCTGCGTCGAGCTCGCCGAGACCGCCGTCGGTCTCGGCGACGAACCGTTCGGCTCGGTCCTGGTCGCCGCCGACGGCACCGTGCTGCTCGAGGACCACAACCGGGTCAGCGGCGGCAACGGCACCCAGCACCCCGAGCTCGCGATCGCCCTGTGGGCCGCGGCCAACGTGCCGGAGGGTGAGCGCCCGGCGCTGACCGTGTACACCTCCGGCGAGCACTGCGCGATGTGCTCGGCCGCCCACGCCTGGGCCGGCCTGGGCCGGATCGTCTTCGCGACGTCCACGCCCCAGCTCGTGCAGTGGTACGCCGACCTCGGCCTCCCCGCCTCCCCCGTCACCCCGCTGCGGATCACCGAGGTCGCGCCCGGGATCCCCGTCGACGGGCCGGTGGAGGAGTTCGCCGAGCGGCTGCGGACGCTGCACGCCCAGCACCACGGCCGCTTGTAA